Proteins encoded together in one Phalacrocorax aristotelis chromosome 7, bGulAri2.1, whole genome shotgun sequence window:
- the MRPS22 gene encoding small ribosomal subunit protein mS22 — MAALGAWGCAAGSARLSRVARTLWGWRARRGLGQDTGTESEGKTAKPSFADEAVQNLLYKMTGLNLQKVFRPVKKELKPPKYKLMTEAQLEEATRKAIEEAKEKLIMPPVLNEREPIDDVLAEDKFIEGTETTKYVFTDLTYSIPHRERFIVVREPNGVLRKATWEERDRMIQIFFPKEGRRVIPPVVFKDEHLVTVFQQDRHEDILNMCIAQFEPDSPDYIRVHHRTYDDIEKHAKYDLLRSTRHFGGMVWYLVNRKKTDGLLIDMIHRDLLDDATSLITLYHMLHPECQSAKEAKEGEGKLQGVDLIKVFAKTESQKEGYIELALQAYEEAMAASTAS, encoded by the exons ATGGCGGCGCTCGGGGCGTGGGGCTGCGCGGCGGGGTCCGCGCGCCTCTCACGCGTGGCGAGAACGCTGTGGGGATGGCGCGCGCGGCGGGGGCTCGGGCAGGACACGGGGACCGAGAGCG AAGGAAAAACTGCCAAGCCTTCCTTTGCGGATGAAGCGGTTCAGAATCTGCTTTACAAAATGACAGGGCTCAACCTGCAGAAGGTTTTTAGGCCGGTGAAAAAGGAGCTTAAACCGCCCAAGTACAAGCTGATGACAGAAGCTCAGCTGGAAGAG gccACAAGAAAAGCCATTGAGGAAGCTAAAGAAAAACTAATCATGCCCCCTGTTCTGAATGAACGAGAGCCAATTGACGATGTCTTAGCAGAAGACAAATTCATTGAAGGAACGGAAACTACAAAATATGTGTTTACAGATTTAACTTACTCCATTCCACATCGT GAACGTTTCATTGTAGTTAGAGAACCAAATGGTGTATTACGCAAAGCAACCTGGGAAGAACGAGACAGAATGATACAGATATTCTTCCCAAAAGAAGGGCGCAGAGTTATTCCCCCAGTTGTATTCAAGGACGAACACCTTGTG ACTGTGTTTCAGCAAGACCGTCATGAGGATATCCTTAACATGTGCATCGCTCAGTTTGAGCCAGATTCACCTGACTATATCAGA GTTCATCATCGGACATATGATGACATCGAGAAACATGCCAAATATGATCTGCTCCGTTCAACAAGACACTTTGGAGGAATGGTATGGTATCtagtaaacagaaagaaaacgGATGGCTTGCTAATAGATATGATCCACAGAGACTT GCTGGATGATGCTACGAGTTTAATTACGCTGTATCATATGCTTCATCCTGAATGTCAATCAGCAAAAGAAGCtaaagaaggggaagggaaactTCAAGGAGTTGATCTGATCAAG GTATTTGCGAAAACTGAATCACAGAAAGAAGGCTATATAGAGCTGGCCCTCCAGGCTTATGAAGAAGCAATGGCTGCTTCTACAGCTTCATGA